In Lysinibacillus sp. 2017, the DNA window GAACCTGACGTTGGTTTTACTTGCTGCTGTGCTTCTGCTTTTAATGCACGCCACGCTTCTGTATAAATTGCATCAAATGCACTTTCACGACGCTGTTCATCTTTTGTACCAATTGCGTGCCAACCGTTATGAGGCGAATAGGTAGACGTAAGATTTCCCTTTGCGTCCTTTACCTCTAAATAACTGACTTTACCACGCTGTAAGGCTGGTATTTGTCTTATCATTTGTGCGATTGAACCTTTACGGTCAGGTGATACGACAGAAACAAAGCTGTTCTTTAATACCATATAAGAAGAATTGTTATGACCACCAAACTTACCATTTTCAAAATCCTTTTTAGCCTGTGCAATAATTGCTTCTTTATATTTTTCTTCACTCATCGCTGGAGTTAATTTTGTCGGAATACCTGTTGCACCATTAAATTTAGGCACAGGCATTTGTACTTTCTTATCTGATATTTCCACACCCAGTAATTTTAATGTTATTTCATCAATGCCTACTGACCTCATTTCAAACATCCCCTTTTGAAATTCGTATTATGTTATATTATCGGCTAATAAAACTTACAGTTAATTGGTAAAAAATTAATTATTATATTCCTAGCAAGAGCATAATTTTTCAAACAATCATACTGCACTCTGGATTATTCTTTAGCTTTTTTTATATTTCTACCTGTTCATATTTGTGAACATAATCTTCTGGTAAAAGAAGTCTTCCGTTTTCATCCATTCTATAGTTGTTTCAGTACTAAAATTAATCTCATTTAATGATAACCTAATTTTTGGAATTTGGATTCTGGCACTTTCATTATATTTTTGTGTTGAACTGCCCCTAATGTATTTAATTGTGTTGTTTGAATTTTTCCAATCACTTATAACACCCCTTTATTAAATACTACTATTAACTCGTATATCGGCAGTATTGTTTGTGTTATTAAAAGAAAAAAATATTCCCGAAGCGGAGTGGGAATCTAATTACAAATGTCAATTAATCTATGTACAAAAACGCTCACTTAACTGTGTATAAAATTACTCACTTTCTGGAGCTAAATGGTTTTTCAAACGATAAGAATTACCGATGATTGTTACAACCGTTGCGTGATGTAAAATGCGATCTAAAATCGCATTGGCTAACTTAGGCTCCTGAAACACTTCGTCCCAAGATTTAAAGTTAGCGTTTGTTGTAAAGATTGTGCTTCGTTTTTCATAACGCATATCGATTAACTGGAAGAAGAGTTTTGCATCCTCCGGATCAATGGGTAAATAACCAATTTCATCGATAATAAGTAACCTATATTTTGTGTAATGCTTCAAGCGGCTCTCTAGACGATTCTCTAGGCGAGCCCTTTTTAAGTTCTGAATCAAATCATGACATTTTATAAAATACGTACTTGTACGTTTTTTTGCAGCCGCAATCCCGATAGCGGAGGCTAAATGGGTCTTACCCACACCACTAGGGCCTAAAAATACGATGTTTTCATTACTCTCAATAAAACGTAATGTAAGAAAATCATGAATCTGTTGCGGGTTGATTGACGGTTGGAAGTCGAAATCATAGTCCTTTATCTCTTTTAGATTTGGGAAGGCACCCACTTTTACCATCGCATGAATCATATTGTGTTCACGTAAATCAATTTCATAATTTGTTAATTTAATCAACGTATCGATAAATGACATTTGATTGTGGATGCCGAAGTCCACGACTTCATCTAAATGTGTAACCATTTGTTTTAATTTTAAATACTCTAAGTTCTTCAAAAGTTGCTGATAATTTGTTTGCTGTATCATGTGTCATACACCTCTCCAATAGCTTTTAGATTGTTTTTCGCTAAAGTATCAATGTCTGGATAACGAGGTGCAGAAATTTGCAAGGTTTCTTTATAATCTGAAGGACGAATATTTAATTTTCGATTCGATATAAGATGCTGTGCAATACACTCCATGTTATAATAAATCCATAATTGATCATCATGTATTTGTATCCCAACTTTTTGGCCAATGTACTTAGTGGGGACTGAATACTGGTTGGCTTTGTAGGAGACCATACTTGATGTGTTTACTTGTACAAGCTGATGCTTGATACGGTAAGAGTTCCTTATCTTTTCTGCGGGTAGCGGAAGTAGGGAGCTCTTTTCTTTTTCTAAAGCAAATACGGGTATTTTGCCTGACCCTTGATGGAAAGATTGATTCAATCGATTCATTAACTTTTCAATGAAATGATAGAGCTCTTCTAAGGTCAATTGACCTTGATATGCATGGATTTCATCAATAAATTTCATCTGTGTTTCTACTTTACCTTTTGTACGAGGACGCCGTGCTATACATGGTCGTACCTTAAAGTCAAAATCCTTCGCAAAAGCGGCGAACCTGCTATTTATTTTTCCTGAACACTGTTCTGTTCGTGCCACATCCATAATTGTTTTTGGGTTATCAGTTACGATCTCTTTTGGAACACCCCCAATTTTTTCGAATGCTTCGGTTAAAAATGAGAACAAAACATCTTGTGTTTTACTCAATGTCAGAGTAAATATACGGAATCTTGAATACCCTAGAACCAGCGCACCTACGTTTACCTCTACTTTTTCACCATCACTTGTCTCAAAAGGAATGCTTTCCTTCCAATCAAACTGTGCCTGTTGACCTGGTGGTGTTTCAAATCTTGTCGTACCTTTCGGTGAGGGAATACGCATTTGATCTGTAAAATAAGCTGCGAATTCGGGTGTCTTTGCGATATAGCGACGGAATGTAGAAGCACCACATTCTAAACCGTGATTGTCTTTTAAATATTGCCAAAGTATACGGCGGTAATAAAACACCTGCTTTGAATCCTCCGACAGTAGTGCAGCGATTACCTCATAATAATCATCTAAAATAGATGCCTTTTCTTTTGTTTCTTTTGGTGTAAATCCATTTAGGTACTTATCAACTGTACGTCGATCCACACCCATTTCTCTAGCCAACTGGCTTTTGTTAATTTTCATTTTTAAATTCTCCATTAACTGTTTGAATTTTGGTAAGTCTGAAAGACTATTAATTTCAAAATTCGTTTGAACATCTAGCGTTATGTACATACTAATCACCTCATGATTAGTATGCTAGAAAGTGAGGCAAAAGTGTACATCTTTAAGTGAGTGCGATTGTACATGAACATCGTAGCATTTGTATCTAATTAAAGAAAAAGCAGCTAAGGCAATGTATTTGCTATAGCTGCTGATTGGGGACGTTATCGTTTTAGCGATTTAAAAGTAATGAAAAATCATGAAAAGCAGCTAACACCTCATTTTCTAATGGATGAGCTTGTTCCTGCATTTTTAAAGGTAGTATTTCTTTTTGTTCAAGCTGTTGGAGATAGTTTTGGAATCCTATACAAATAGCTTTGATGTACTCAGTTAGTTTAAATTGATATGTAAAGTTGTCCTCTGGGTAATGGGCTATATGTTCAATATTAAGATTTGAACCATCACTGGAAAATATATAGTAATCCTCGTTTCCATGACAATACAATTTTTCTTCATGGATTTCTCCCTTGTATAGAGAAGAAAGAGTAGAGAAAAAATGTGGGATGGCTATAAAACCTATACCTGATTTAAAACTAAATAACTGTGTGTCACTTGAAACATCACATTGAAAATCGCCACTTATGAAACAGATTTTAATAAAACAGTTATAATTAGAATCCATAAAAACTACCTCCAGTCGTTATTTCTATCGTAACGTGTCCAACCTTTTATTTGGAACGTTTTTTAAATAGGATATTCAGTTAATAATTGTTATAATATTTAATTGCGAAAAGGGGTTGTAATTTATGATCAATTTTGAAGAAATAGTAAAATTATTTGGTATACCTTCAATTACAAATAGCACGCTATTGACTAAGGGTAAAACGGCTTCAACCCATTTATTACATACAAGTACTTCAAGGAAATTTATTTTAAAATCTCTTGATAAAAAAGAACAAGCTTATTTTGAGTATAAACTTATACGACATATTAGTGAGAGAAGTAAAGATATTGTGAGTGAGATTTTAACGACAAATTTTGATGAACCATTTATTGAAGTAAATAAAAATTTATATCAATTGCAAGTTTATGTACCTTCAATAAATGAAAAAGTCCCCTTACAAAAGGTTTTAAATACTTATCAAATGTTAGAAAAAAATTTAAATGATTTTCATTATGAACCAGAACGTTCAAATCGTTTCGCATTAGATATGTTATGGACGGATACAAAAGAACTTTTAAAAAATCACTATCAAACGATTTATAATGAGCTTTCCCCTTCCATCGAAAAGTTAAAAGCATTGGATAATACTCAAACGAATTGGATTCACGGAGATTTAGGTGCTTGGAATATTTTACATACTGCTGGACAAAATGTTTGTTTTATTGATTTCAGTGAAGCTCGTAAAGGACCACAGTATTTTGATTTAGTCGCCATTTTCGCTTCATATTTACCGCAGAATTTAGAGGCATTTCCTTCATACAATCAAGAATTTCTGTCAGCTTGTAAGGATTCGGTTAATTTGAAAGAATTTTATCAAACATTAGAACTATGGTATGTGAAAGGCATTTTAAGTTTATTGAAAATTGACGTCCAATCAACGAAAGAACACATTCTTTATTTTTCAAATATTATTAAAAAAATTAAAGGTTTAAAGCATCAATAAATTGTCTCTATATACAGGTTTTTATTCAGATAACATGCTCTGCAAAATCTTAAAAAGTCCTATCGTAGCTATGTTTTTATAGCGTTGCATAAAAGTCTGTATAAACAATAGTCATCTCAAAAAGGCACGAACGTTGATTTAACAACAATCGTACCTTTCAGATGTATTACCTAACTTTCATTTTGGAACGTTTATTAAGTTATTTCGTATACGTTATAAACCCTTGTTGCACTAAAGCACCTGTTAACACAATAAGAAAACACTTTTTATACAACTGTATTAATAATAACCGTCAGAAAGCCATTCACCGAAGCCCTATCAATTAATTGATGAATGGCTTGTCTTGCGGGATCACTAAACAAATACCATTGATTTTCAGTAGGCACATGAATCAAAACTAAGGGTTGACTAGGTAACATTTCATCATAACTTCGAACTAAAGTATAGATATCAAAACGTTCTACGCTGTTCCCTTCTTGGTCTAGAAAATCATATTGACCACCTTTATAATATTCACCAATTGAAGGATAACTTATCCACGTATAATTAGCAGGAGCTTCTACCTTACTTCCCTTATTTTCTACAAAAATATTATAAATGGCTTCGTTATAACCATTTCCTTTGATTTGCTGTACTACTCCGCCCATTGTCGCATGATATTCGTGCTGCAATGCTTTGACTTTTACACCATCAATAACCAATGGCTTTGTATCAACCGTTACTGTACCGTTTTTGTAATTGACATTGCTGCCAAATGTTTCGGCAATAAAACGCATCGGAACAAAAGTACGATCATTCTTCATGTATGGCTTTACATCAAGATGTTCTGTTTTACCGTTTTTCACCACTTTATTGCTATTAAGTTTTAAGATTACTTTCATATCGTTTTTAGTAAACGTGACTTGCGAATCCGACCACTTGACGTTAGCTCCTAAAT includes these proteins:
- the istA gene encoding IS21 family transposase encodes the protein MYITLDVQTNFEINSLSDLPKFKQLMENLKMKINKSQLAREMGVDRRTVDKYLNGFTPKETKEKASILDDYYEVIAALLSEDSKQVFYYRRILWQYLKDNHGLECGASTFRRYIAKTPEFAAYFTDQMRIPSPKGTTRFETPPGQQAQFDWKESIPFETSDGEKVEVNVGALVLGYSRFRIFTLTLSKTQDVLFSFLTEAFEKIGGVPKEIVTDNPKTIMDVARTEQCSGKINSRFAAFAKDFDFKVRPCIARRPRTKGKVETQMKFIDEIHAYQGQLTLEELYHFIEKLMNRLNQSFHQGSGKIPVFALEKEKSSLLPLPAEKIRNSYRIKHQLVQVNTSSMVSYKANQYSVPTKYIGQKVGIQIHDDQLWIYYNMECIAQHLISNRKLNIRPSDYKETLQISAPRYPDIDTLAKNNLKAIGEVYDT
- a CDS encoding phosphotransferase gives rise to the protein MINFEEIVKLFGIPSITNSTLLTKGKTASTHLLHTSTSRKFILKSLDKKEQAYFEYKLIRHISERSKDIVSEILTTNFDEPFIEVNKNLYQLQVYVPSINEKVPLQKVLNTYQMLEKNLNDFHYEPERSNRFALDMLWTDTKELLKNHYQTIYNELSPSIEKLKALDNTQTNWIHGDLGAWNILHTAGQNVCFIDFSEARKGPQYFDLVAIFASYLPQNLEAFPSYNQEFLSACKDSVNLKEFYQTLELWYVKGILSLLKIDVQSTKEHILYFSNIIKKIKGLKHQ
- a CDS encoding copper amine oxidase N-terminal domain-containing protein, yielding MKKMFSGVFLTLILILTSSPTFAATTQIKIDGVTVVSDVSPESKSNRTMVPLRVISENLGANVKWSDSQVTFTKNDMKVILKLNSNKVVKNGKTEHLDVKPYMKNDRTFVPMRFIAETFGSNVNYKNGTVTVDTKPLVIDGVKVKALQHEYHATMGGVVQQIKGNGYNEAIYNIFVENKGSKVEAPANYTWISYPSIGEYYKGGQYDFLDQEGNSVERFDIYTLVRSYDEMLPSQPLVLIHVPTENQWYLFSDPARQAIHQLIDRASVNGFLTVIINTVV
- the istB gene encoding IS21-like element helper ATPase IstB — translated: MIQQTNYQQLLKNLEYLKLKQMVTHLDEVVDFGIHNQMSFIDTLIKLTNYEIDLREHNMIHAMVKVGAFPNLKEIKDYDFDFQPSINPQQIHDFLTLRFIESNENIVFLGPSGVGKTHLASAIGIAAAKKRTSTYFIKCHDLIQNLKRARLENRLESRLKHYTKYRLLIIDEIGYLPIDPEDAKLFFQLIDMRYEKRSTIFTTNANFKSWDEVFQEPKLANAILDRILHHATVVTIIGNSYRLKNHLAPESE